The following are encoded in a window of Brettanomyces bruxellensis chromosome 9, complete sequence genomic DNA:
- a CDS encoding uncharacterized protein (SECRETED:SignalP(1-22)) — protein MLHIRALTTALAALGMGTIVQAAPYYSGGYFNTSAPSATSSSSSSSLSSSCSSDVTLTSTSSVTVYSSSASGTETSSTASAAYSPVATPYITGEYENGSPVWSIYIPEYAFPGFDGFSVETVGHTSGFEFLSGSLSLFAGSLNSFTDISSLLSTDFSDGSFTGSYSGSTNDNYLKIVIKGTVSDENTKSFVSTFGLYIDVDDSAIQKRSTLYYEFTNTVTVPGIVTTNTYLSCSGDNCETLTSTQYVTAAASTTDESMETVYTTTISGSETVVTSFIPLTDSDETTTTYTHEDVTATTTVICHKTVCETKVYPVSSSTVYTTVVNGETQIVTSYIPITAAATGVTSGVGGSSPVTSEPVTTVTTVGSNGKTTVYTTVCTECEHKKTASSSASVSYSTVTTTGENGATTTYVTTCPYSKTVVTETGSATEAEGATKTGGENEGSETGSETSSETEGAAENNKVTSYTVSTVTSVSNGATTIYTTTCPLSSATSAASKGNGEASGEEGGESSGETATEGSAETATKESAETTTEGSGETTTEGSTQSNGEATVELASSSVVNVPAESVVSASKIVYTTSTNGVAATLTTYYTPISETSGSSSFSHASATSEVPAVSVLSANAAATKMLNAGAIGFALGAAFLL, from the coding sequence ATGTTACACATCCGTGCACTCACGACAGCACTTGCCGCACTAGGCATGGGCACCATAGTACAGGCTGCGCCATACTATTCCGGTGGCTACTTCAACACATCTGCTCCCAGTGcaacatcctcatcttcgtcTTCGTCTTTGAGTTCCAGTTGCAGCAGTGACGTGACACTTACTTCTACTTCGAGTGTCACCGTCTACAGTTCTTCAGCCTCGGGCACGGAGACGTCATCGACTGCTTCGGCAGCATATTCGCCGGTTGCCACGCCATACATAACGGGTGAGTACGAGAATGGATCGCCAGTGTGGTCGATCTACATTCCGGAGTACGCATTTCCAGGATTTGATGGATTCAGCGTTGAAACTGTGGGCCACACATCAGGCTTTGAGTTCTTGTCAGGCTCGTTGTCGCTCTTTGCCGGCTCCCTAAACTCGTTTACGGACATATCTAGTCTCTTGAGCACAGACTTCAGCGATGGCTCTTTCACGGGCTCGTACTCGGGTTCAACCAACGACAACTACTTGAAGATCGTGATCAAGGGTACGGTCAGCGACGAAAACACAAAGAGCTTTGTGTCGACCTTCGGCCTCTACATTGACGTGGATGACTCGGCCATCCAGAAGAGATCCACGCTATACTACGAGTTCACCAACACGGTGACTGTTCCAGGCATCGTGACCACCAACACATACCTTTCGTGCTCCGGAGACAACTGCGAGACCTTGACTTCAACGCAGTACGTCACGGCTGCAGCCTCAACCACGGATGAGAGCATGGAAACCGTGTACACAACGACAATCTCCGGCTCAGAGACCGTTGTCACGTCGTTCATTCCACTCACGGATTCAGACGAGACAACCACCACTTACACTCACGAGGATGTGACTGCAACCACCACTGTGATCTGCCACAAGACCGTGTGCGAGACCAAGGTGTATCCAGTGTCCTCTTCCACCGTCTACACCACAGTTGTCAACGGTGAGACTCAGATCGTCACCAGCTACATTCCAATCACTGCCGCTGCCACCGGTGTCACATCTGGTGTTGGTGGAAGCTCCCCAGTGACCAGCGAACCGGTCACCACGGTTACAACTGTTGGATCCAATGGAAAGACCACCGTCTACACCACAGTTTGCACGGAGTGCGAGCATAAGAAGACCGCCTCGTCCTCTGCTTCCGTCTCCTACAGCACTGTGACCACCACCGGTGAGAATGGCGCAACCACCACCTATGTCACCACCTGCCCATATTCGAAGACTGTTGTGACCGAGACCGGCTCTGCAACTGAGGCTGAGGGTGCAACGAAGACAGGAGGTGAGAATGAGGGCTCTGAGACTGGTTCTGAGACCAGCTCTGAAACTGAAGGTGCAGCcgaaaacaacaaagtCACTTCGTACACCGTGTCGACCGTCACTTCCGTCTCCAACGGTGCAACCACCATCTACACGACCACCTGCCCACTCAGCTCTGCAACCAGTGCTGCTTCGAAGGGCAACGGCGAGGCCAGTGGTGAGGAAGGTGGAGAAAGCAGCGGAGAAACTGCAACCGAGGGATCTGCAGAAACTGCAACCAAGGAATCTGCAGAAACCACAACTGAGGGATCCGGAGAAACCACAACTGAAGGATCGACGCAGTCCAACGGCGAGGCCACAGTGGAGTTGGCAAGCTCATCAGTGGTGAACGTTCCTGCCGAGAGTGTGGTCTCAGCAAGCAAGATTGTCTACACAACGAGCACAAACGGCGTGGCTGCAACCTTGACCACTTACTACACTCCTATCAGCGAGACTTCTGGTTCATCCAGCTTTTCGCATGCCTCTGCAACCTCAGAGGTGCCTGCAGTCAGCGTTCTTTCTGCAAATGCCGCCGCTACAAAGATGCTCAACGCTGGTGCCATTGGCTTTGCTCTTGGTGCCGCATTTTTGTTGTGA
- a CDS encoding uncharacterized protein (BUSCO:EOG092601KZ), which produces MAEAKEAPEENTSRRDTLVEIEKKYQAIWAKEKPFEVDAPSEQEEPYGTSVEKLHEDYPKWYASMAYPYMNGVLHAGHAFTYSKADFATGFERLCGKRALFPLGFHCTGMPILASADKLKREMEMFGENFERAPSKEEEEKALKEEDERKKKEEQMKKETGQHEDVTKFTAKKSKVKEKAGRAKFQFEIMEQLGVPKEEIKQFADPKHWLEYFPPLVKKHVTMLGGRVDWRRSMVTTDVNPYYNRFVQWQMNRLKELGKIKFGKRYTIYSVKDGQPCMDHDRQSGEGVLPQEYTGIKIEVTGFTARALGYLREHGFDPEGKKVYLVAATLRPETMYGQTCCFVSRKIDYGLFDMGHGEFFICTRRSFKNMSYQEITPRRGDYKEALLVNGDLLVGSKIHAPLTPLKTLRVLPMETILESKGTGVVTCVPSDSPDDFVTTRDLLNKPEYHGIDRDWVVEDPISIVRTDKYGDMCAKTLVEKLKIHSPKDTQQLAEAKTLAYKEGYYNGVLLKGKYQGMKVEDAKPKVKKDLVDAGLAFVYNEPEKAVMSRSGDSCIVSLEDQWYLDYGEKNWKQQAVACLQKMNTYAPDTKNAFEGVFDWLKNWALSRTYGLGTRIPWDQKYLVESLSDSTVYQAYYTICHLLHRDIYGRERGLLDISADQMTDDVWDYVFCRRDEVVSDIPRAKLDRMRREFEYFYPLDESISGKDLIPNHLTFYIYTNVALFRRQFWPTGIRCNGHLMLNNAKMSKSTGNFRTLAQLVAKFGADASRVALADAGDSVEDANFDESNANAAILRLYNLKEWCETMKSSEASLRTGDYNFFDTAFDNEMNQLIDETFAHYKATHYKLALKSGFFDYHYARDYYREVSALYGGMHRDLVAKYIETLALMLSPVTPHFADYLYREIAGHTGSIHTARWPTHAAPVSKSISEELEYVRRLQRSIREAEIQSLKKKKKGKQVDVDVNRPVDVTLFIARTFPDWQDKYVEIVRQIFDKCHIVDMKQVRGHVDGRDMKKVMPFVSVLKKQLDVSPPDEVFNRELSFDEIRAVKLTLPVLKRAPAQVSVASIHAVFFNNGDSVGTDVSSGAQVDLPRAKSIQNATPGNPGVQIRNVA; this is translated from the coding sequence ATGGCAGAGGCAAAAGAAGCACcagaagaaaatacatcGCGTAGAGATACGTTGGTGGAAATCGAGAAGAAGTACCAGGCGATTTGggcaaaagaaaagccgTTTGAAGTGGATGCACCAAGCGAGCAGGAAGAACCGTACGGAACATCGGTGGAAAAGCTGCATGAAGATTACCCGAAATGGTACGCAAGCATGGCGTACCCGTACATGAACGGAGTCCTCCATGCAGGGCACGCGTTCACGTACTCGAAGGCGGACTTTGCGACGGGATTCGAGCGGTTGTGCGGGAAAAGGGCATTGTTCCCCTTGGGATTCCACTGCACAGGAATGCCGATCCTCGCCTCAGCAGACAAGTTGAAGCGGGAAATGGAGATGTTCGGGGAGAACTTTGAGCGGGCACCGTcgaaggaggaggaggagaaggcGTTGAAGGAGGAGGACGAgcggaaaaagaaggaagaacagatgaaaaaggagaCCGGGCAGCACGAGGACGTGACGAAGTTCACGGCGAAGAAGTCGAAGGTCAAGGAGAAGGCAGGAAGAGCGAAGTTCCAGTTTGAGATCATGGAGCAGTTGGGCGTGCCGAAGGAGGAGATCAAGCAGTTTGCGGACCCCAAGCACTGGTTGGAGTACTTCCCACCGCTGGTGAAGAAGCACGTGACCATGCTGGGCGGCCGGGTCGATTGGCGGCGGTCGATGGTGACCACGGACGTGAACCCGTACTACAACCGGTTTGTGCAGTGGCAGATGAACCGGTTGAAGGAGCTGGGCAAGATCAAGTTCGGCAAGCGGTACACGATCTACTCTGTGAAGGATGGCCAGCCGTGTATGGACCACGACCGGCAGTCCGGGGAGGGAGTTCTCCCGCAGGAGTACACGGGGATCAAGATCGAGGTCACCGGGTTCACGGCCCGGGCGCTCGGCTACCTCCGGGAGCACGGGTTCGACCCGGAGGGCAAGAAGGTGTACTTGGTGGCGGCCACACTCCGGCCAGAGACCATGTACGGCCAGACTTGCTGCTTTGTGTCCCGCAAGATCGACTACGGGCTCTTTGACATGGGCCACGGCGAGTTCTTCATCTGCACGCGGCGCTCGTTCAAGAACATGAGCTACCAGGAGATCACTCCTCGCCGGGGAGACTACAAGGAGGCTCTTTTGGTGAACGGCGACCTGCTCGTTGGCTCGAAGATCCACGCACCGTTGACACCGCTCAAAACGCTCCGGGTGCTCCCCATGGAGACGATCCTGGAGTCCAAGGGCACGGGGGTGGTGACTTGTGTGCCATCGGACTCGCCAGACGACTTTGTGACCACGAGAGACTTGCTCAACAAGCCCGAGTACCACGGAATCGACCGGGACTGGGTCGTCGAGGACCCCATCAGCATCGTCAGAACCGACAAGTACGGCGATATGTGTGCGAAGACGCTCGtggagaagttgaagatcCACTCGCCCAAGGACACGCAGCAGTTGGCCGAGGCCAAGACACTCGCCTACAAGGAGGGCTACTACAACGGGGTGCTTTTGAAGGGCAAGTACCAGGGCATGAAGGTCGAGGATGCCAAGCCCAAGGTCAAGAAGGACCTCGTGGACGCAGGCCTCGCGTTCGTGTACAACGAGCCGGAGAAGGCCGTGATGTCGCGGTCCGGTGACTCGTGCATTGTCTCGCTCGAGGACCAGTGGTACCTCGACTACGGCGAGAAGAACTGGAAGCAGCAGGCTGTGGCCTGCTTGCAGAAGATGAACACGTACGCTCCGGACACGAAGAACGCGTTTGAAGGAGTGTTCGACTGGTTGAAGAACTGGGCACTCTCCAGAACGTACGGGTTGGGCACGCGGATCCCCTGGGACCAGAAGTACCTCGTGGAGTCGCTCTCGGACTCGACCGTGTACCAGGCCTACTACACGATCTGCCACCTGTTGCACCGCGACATATATGGCCGCGAAAGGGGCCTCTTGGACATCTCGGCCGACCAGATGACCGACGACGTGTGGGACTACGTGTTCTGCCGGCGGGACGAGGTTGTTTCGGACATCCCGAGGGCCAAGTTGGACCGGATGAGGCGTGAGTTCGAGTACTTCTACCCGCTCGACGAGTCGATCTCCGGCAAGGACTTGATCCCCAACCACTTGACTTTCTACATCTACACGAACGTAGCGCTATTCCGGCGGCAGTTCTGGCCCACGGGTATCCGCTGCAACGGCCACTTGATGCTCAACAATGCCAAGATGTCCAAGTCCACCGGAAACTTCCGGACTTTGGCCCAGTTGGTGGCCAAGTTCGGTGCTGATGCCTCGCGTGTGGCCCTAGCAGATGCCGGGGACTCCGTTGAGGACGCCAACTTCGACGAGAGCAACGCAAACGCGGCCATCTTGCGGTTGTACAACCTCAAGGAGTGGTGCGAGACCATGAAGAGCAGCGAGGCCAGCTTGAGAACCGGCGACTACAACTTCTTCGACACGGCGTTCGACAACGAGATGAACCAGTTGATCGACGAGACCTTCGCCCACTACAAGGCCACGCACTACAAGTTGGCCTTGAAGAGCGGCTTCTTCGACTACCACTACGCCCGAGACTACTACCGCGAGGTCTCTGCCTTGTACGGCGGCATGCACCGCGACCTGGTCGCCAAGTACATCGAGACTTTGGCCCTCATGCTCTCGCCCGTCACCCCACACTTCGCCGACTACCTCTACCGGGAGATCGCCGGCCACACCGGGTCCATCCACACGGCCCGCTGGCCAACCCACGCGGCCCCCGTGTCCAAATCCATCTCCGAGGAGCTCGAGTACGTCCGGCGGCTTCAGCGGTCGATTCGAGAGGCTGAAATCCAGtcgttgaagaagaagaagaaggggAAGCAGGTCGATGTCGACGTCAATCGTCCCGTCGACGTCACGCTCTTCATCGCCCGCACTTTCCCCGACTGGCAGGACAAGTACGTCGAGATCGTCCGCCAGATTTTCGACAAGTGCCACATCGTCGACATGAAGCAGGTCCGCGGCCACGTCGATGGTCGCGACATGAAGAAGGTCATGCCTTTCGTCAGCGTGCTCAAGAAGCAGTTGGATGTCTCTCCACCTGACGAGGTCTTCAACCGTGAACTCTCCTTCGACGAGATCCGGGCCGTCAAGCTCACCTTGCCGGTTCTAAAACGGGCCCCTGCCCAGGTCTCCGTGGCCTCCATCCACGCCGTGTTCTTCAACAACGGCGATTCCGTCGGAACCGACGTCAGTTCCGGCGCCCAGGTCGACCTTCCACGGGCCAAGTCCATCCAGAACGCTACTCCGGGCAACCCGGGCGTCCAGATCAGGAATGTCGCCTGa
- a CDS encoding uncharacterized protein (BUSCO:EOG09260EAZ), translating into MSLSARYYISSIHDAALKEKYTAPNNLTIPLKEEGEEVVIDASTDLPEDSSELCTLLTNEECKPEYWLLVAKAYANKEKYDEALNVVKQASQTSLFGASTALDNFIGWLQLGRYSKEAESGDSAASGHLSEAISKSEACLSSVANDEPATLLKAVGTMASKHQKGRRSNLDKESRLLDTLLRKHPDNCYALLGKAKIFFYRESYAGALKLFQKVLMFNPLLLPDPRIGIGLCYWFLDRKDLASRAWRNSVLVHRHNNTEGKLLTTVAKFDECFTSAKSDEQFCAMYKEAVEFAEATYREGRQVPAVQVVLAALYFLKGEYMTCSRVCDGVIARPGHVASFVRSDALFWKARCCFVQAQGTAQDTAQDTAQDTAQGHDQIRKAQRLFSEAVKLNEANTLARMGLGQCLTVRKQYSDAIRCFEKVQKQQPLNMHVNYALGALYARSRRFRKQAVDHLTKYVNLCSDRREPISVNALFTLSRLYESTDMSKSLSYLQMAKRQELELGKSESQVSYALLNNIGVLEFLSGLDSSREFELATEALSGEGGKEGGDVKDVKDVKDEENGDKQTPVDSSNASPSTSHILTLKALAANESTPSIQKASAITLQYNMARSKESTGKKQDIEDSMQIYEQILQECPHYSSARIRWLLLACVSQDRHIVQELERLLHEEPDNLEVRAFYGWYLKNYGKKHEISSNKGLAKESEIHKETLVKLTSHDQYALISLANVYCTLAREMKDAKKKSVYYVRSAQLYQKVLMLDPKNVYAAQGIAIILAQRRQPAYALEIFRKARDSLSNKNVYVNLGHCLLESRQYGKAIENYRLALDKFTDGRDAHLNSLLARAWLARGAHEHNLDSMAQALAFSEAALSARDTPAHRYNVAFVQYQRGDLVRKAPAARRTVRDLQDCLAGVREATGTLERLAQGDGGRPPYPVDDLSARAQMGKALAAQLEKEVGAQRKYEAEQSSKIAEAKKRREEEQRKVHEEKMRREEERQRVERKMAEQRRELDRQQQEWNKKRLEEAQQKKSGIEASSESGKAARGSRKRRGGKEEKDDFVVSDSDSNADAGEEYDSGEEEKEEEELFGEPSPKKRRLVKEGKAFTGEVEKNEGEKSEGEKGDREKNDKDKNEADDADDAAKKTSRKRANRIVDNEDEE; encoded by the coding sequence ATGTCGCTTTCAGCCAGATACTACATCAGCAGTATTCACGATGCTGcattaaaagaaaagtacaCAGCACCAAACAATTTGACAATTCCCCTCAAGGAAGAGGGCGAGGAGGTGGTGATAGACGCAAGCACAGACCTTCCAGAAGATTCCAGCGAGCTCTGCACGTTGCTCACGAACGAGGAGTGCAAGCCCGAGTACTGGCTTCTGGTGGCGAAGGCTTATGCgaataaggaaaaataCGATGAGGCACTAAATGTGGTCAAGCAGGCCTCGCAAACGTCCCTTTTCGGCGCGTCGACCGCCCTGGACAACTTCATCGGCTGGCTGCAGCTCGGCCGATACTCGAAAGAGGCAGAAAGTGGCGATTCGGCGGCCTCTGGACATCTTTCGGAAGCAATTTCGAAATCTGAAGCTTGTCTCTCTTCAGTGGCTAATGACGAGCCAGCAACGCTTTTGAAGGCGGTGGGCACGATGGCATCCAAACACCAGAAGGGCCGGCGGTCGAATCTGGACAAGGAGTCGCGGCTGTTGGACACGTTGCTCCGGAAACACCCGGACAACTGTTATGCATTACTCGGCAAGGCTAAGATCTTCTTCTACCGGGAGAGCTATGCCGGGGCGCTCAAACTCTTCCAGAAGGTTCTCATGTTCAACCCGCTCTTGCTGCCGGACCCCCGGATCGGCATTGGGCTGTGCTACTGGTTTCTTGACCGCAAGGACTTGGCATCTAGAGCTTGGCGCAATAGTGTGCTTGTTCACCGCCACAATAACACGGAGGGCAAGCTTCTCACAACTGTGGCGAAGTTCGACGAGTGCTTCACGTCGGCGAAGTCGGATGAGCAGTTTTGTGCGATGTACAAGGAAGCGGTTGAGTTTGCAGAGGCGACATACCGAGAGGGTCGGCAGGTGCCTGCAGTGCAGGTTGTGCTTGCAGCATTGTACTTCCTAAAGGGGGAATACATGACGTGCAGCCGCGTGTGCGATGGCGTGATTGCGCGTCCGGGCCACGTTGCGTCGTTTGTGCGCAGCGATGCGCTCTTCTGGAAGGCCAGGTGCTGCTTCGTTCAGGCGCAGGGCACAGCGCAGGACACAGCGCAGGACACCGCGCAGGACACCGCGCAGGGACACGACCAAATTAGGAAGGCGCAGCGGCTCTTTTCGGAGGCCGTCAAGCTCAACGAGGCAAACACGTTGGCCCGAATGGGACTTGGGCAGTGCCTCACGGTCCGCAAGCAGTACAGCGACGCAATCCGCTGCTTTGAGAAGGTACAGAAGCAGCAGCCGTTGAACATGCACGTCAACTATGCGCTTGGCGCACTCTACGCGAGAAGCCGCAGGTTCAGGAAGCAGGCGGTGGACCATTTGACCAAATATGTGAATTTGTGCTCCGACCGCCGCGAGCCTATAAGCGTGAATGCTTTGTTTACGTTATCGCGCCTGTACGAGTCCACGGACATGTCTAAATCGTTGTCGTATTTACAGATGGCCAAAAGGCAAGAGTTGGAATTGGGCAAGTCAGAAAGCCAAGTTTCGTATGCTTTATTGAACAACATTGGAGTGCTTGAGTTTTTGAGTGGTCTGGATAGCAGCCGGGAGTTCGAATTGGCTACGGAGGCACTTAGCGGAGAGGGTGGAAAGGAGGGTGGAGATGTGAAAGATGTGAAGGATgtgaaagatgaagagaatGGAGATAAGCAAACCCCTGTGGATTCATCTAATGCTTCTCCTTCCACATCGCACATCCTTACCCTCAAAGCACTTGCCGCAAATGAAAGCACTCCCTCCATCCAGAAGGCATCTGCTATCACGCTTCAGTACAATATGGCCCGGAGCAAAGAGAGCACGGGGAAAAAACAGGACATCGAAGATTCCATGCAGATTTACGAGCAGATCCTGCAGGAGTGCCCTCATTACTCGAGTGCCCGCATCAGGTGGCTTCTCTTGGCATGCGTCTCGCAGGATAGACACATAGTGCAGGAATTGGAGCGGTTGCTGCACGAGGAACCAGACAATTTGGAGGTGCGTGCATTTTATGGATGGTATCTCAAGAACTATGGCAAGAAACACGAGATTTCCAGCAATAAGGGTCTTGCCAAGGAGTCTGAAATCCACAAAGAGACGTTGGTTAAGTTGACATCGCATGATCAGTATGCGTTAATTTCTTTAGCGAACGTGTACTGCACTTTGGCGCGGGAAATGAAggatgcaaagaaaaaaagcgtCTACTATGTGCGGTCTGCGCAGTTGTACCAGAAGGTGTTGATGTTGGATCCGAAAAACGTGTATGCGGCGCAGGGCATCGCCATCATCCTTGCGCAGCGCCGCCAGCCCGCCTATGCGCTTGAGATTTTCCGCAAGGCGCGCGACAGCCTCAGCAACAAAAACGTTTATGTGAATTTGGGCCATTGTCTTTTGGAGTCTCGGCAGTACGGCAAGGCGATCGAGAACTACCGCTTGGCGCTGGACAAGTTCACTGACGGACGCGATGCGCACCTCAACAGCCTGTTGGCGCGCGCATGGCTTGCGCGCGGAGCGCACGAGCACAACCTGGACAGCATGGCGCAGGCGCTCGCCTTCTCGGAGGCCGCGCTTAGCGCACGCGACACTCCGGCGCACCGCTACAACGTGGCGTTCGTGCAGTATCAGCGCGGTGACTTGGTGCGCAAGGCGCCGGCTGCGCGCAGGACCGTGCGCGACTTGCAGGACTGTCTTGCCGGGGTGCGCGAGGCCACGGGCACTTTGGAGCGCCTCGCGCAGGGTGACGGCGGCCGGCCGCCATACCCGGTTGACGACTTGAGTGCGCGCGCGCAGATGGGCAAGGCGCTTGCAGCGCAGCTCGAGAAAGAGGTGGGCGCGCAGCGCAAGTACGAGGCGGAGCAGTCGTCAAAGATTGCAGAGGCAAAGAAGAGGCGTGAGGAGGAGCAGAGAAAGGTGCacgaggaaaaaatgaggCGCGAGGAAGAGAGGCAGCGTGTGGAGCGCAAGATGGCGGAGCAGCGCAGGGAGCTCGACAGGCAGCAGCAGGAGTGGAACAAAAAACGGCTGGAGGAAGCgcagcagaaaaagagcGGCATCGAGGCATCGTCGGAGTCCGGCAAGGCTGCGCGGGGTAGCCGGAAGCGCAGGGgcggaaaagaagaaaaggatgaCTTTGTTGTTTCCGACTCGGACTCGAATGCCGACGCCGGCGAGGAGTATGATAGTggggaggaagaaaaagaggaggaggaatTGTTTGGCGAGCCAAGTccgaaaaaaagaagactcGTTAAGGAGGGCAAGGCATTTACCGGGGAAGTGGAGAAAAACGAGGGAGAGAAAAGTGAAGGGGAGAAAGGTgatagagaaaaaaatgataaagacAAAAATGAGGCAGATGATGCAGATGATgcagcaaaaaaaacatcaagaaaaagagccAATAGGATTGTCGACAACGAGGATGAGGAGTGA